A genomic stretch from Aedes albopictus strain Foshan chromosome 2, AalbF5, whole genome shotgun sequence includes:
- the LOC115257640 gene encoding voltage-dependent anion-selective channel-like yields the protein MAPPAYADLGKQARDVFNKGYHFGLWKLDVKTKTNSGVEFNTSGSSNQDNGKVFGSLETKYKVKEYGLNFSEKWNTDNTLTSEVSVENQLVKGLKLSFDGSFAPQTGSKTGRFKTAYSHDKVRVDADVNVDLAGPLVNASGVFNYQGWLAGYQVAFDSQKSKVTANNFALGYSTGDFVLHTNVNDGREFGGLIYQRCNDRLETAVQLSWASGSNATKFGLGAKYDLDKDACVRAKVNNQSQIGLGYQQKLRDGVTLTLSTMIDGKSFNTGGHKIGVALELEA from the exons ATGGCCCCACCAGCATACGCAGATCTCGGCAAGCAGGCCCGCGATGTCTTCAACAAGGGCTACCACTTCGGTCTGTGGAAGCTGGACGTGAAGACCAAGACCAACTCCGGAGTCGAGTTCAACACCAGCGGTTCGTCGAACCAGGACAATGGCAAAGTGTTCGGTTCCCTGGAGACCAAGTACAAAGTCAAGGAATACGGTTTGAACTTCTCCGAGAAGTGGAACACAGACAACACTCTGACCTCGGAGGTCTCCGTCGAGAaccagctggtcaagggcttgaAACTGTCCTTTGACGGATCGTTCGCTCCGCAAACCGG AAGCAAGACCGGACGTTTTAAGACTGCCTACTCGCACGATAAGGTCCGCGTCGATGCCGACGTCAACGTCGATCTCGCCGGACCACTGGTGAACGCTTCCGGTGTGTTCAACTACCAGGGCTGGCTGGCCGGTTACCAGGTTGCATTTGACTCGCAGAAGTCCAAGGTCACCGCCAACAACTTCGCGCTCGGCTACTCGACCGGTGACTTTGTTCTGCACACCAACGT CAACGATGGCCGCGAATTCGGTGGTCTGATCTACCAGCGATGCAACGATCGTCTGGAAACCGCCGTCCAGCTGTCGTGGGCCTCCGGCTCCAACGCTACCAAATTCGGACTCGGCGCCAAGTACGATCTGGACAAGGATGCCTGCGTCCGCGCCAAGGTCAACAATCAGAGCCAGATCGGTCTGGGCTACCAGCAGAAGCTGCGCGACG GTGTCACCCTGACCCTGTCCACGATGATCGATGGCAAGAGCTTCAACACTGGCGGACACAAGATCGGTGTTGCTCTGGAACTCGAAGCCTAA
- the LOC109420154 gene encoding COP9 signalosome complex subunit 4 codes for MAISQSALRNQLAALTNFSGIHKEQADKYRGLLDQILLNTGNELVDTLKLFIEAIVNEHVSLVISRQILSDVSTHLAKLPDDISKAVSHFTLDKVQPRVISFEEQVASIRQHLAGIYERNQNWKEAANVLGGIPLETGQKPYSLDYKLETYLKIARLYLEDEDPVQAEAFINRASILQADTKDEKLQILYKVCYARVLDYRRKFIEAAQRYNELSYRTIVDESERMTALKKALICTVLASAGQQRSRMLATLFKDERCQHLPAYSILEKMYLDRIIRRSELQDFEALLQAHQKASTVDGSTILDRAVFEHNLLSASKLYNNITFDELGSLLEIPPNKAERIASQMITEGRMNGYIDQIDGVVHFETREILPQWDKQIQSLCYQVNGLIEKISAAEPEWIAKVMDEEMCT; via the exons ATGGCCATTTCGCAATCAGCTCTTCGAAATCAACTCGCTGCTCTTACCAACTTTTCCGGAATCCACAAGGAGCAAGCCGACAAGTACCGGGGTCTGCTAGACCAAATTCTGCTCAACACCGGCAACGAAttagtggacacactcaaacttTTTATTGAAGCAA TTGTGAATGAACATGTCAGTCTGGTAATCTCCCGGCAAATTTTGTCCGACGTGAGCACCCACCTGGCCAAACTGCCCGATGATATATCGAAGGCGGTGTCGCACTTTACTCTGGACAAAGTACAACCCCGTGTGATTTCCTTTGAGGAACAAGTTGCTTCCATCCGACAGCATCTGGCCGGGATATACGAACGGAACCAAAACTGGAAGGAAGCCGCCAACGTACTCGGTGGCATCCCGCTCGAGACCGGACAAAA GCCATACTCGTTGGATTACAAATTGGAAACTTATCTGAAAATCGCTCGCCTCTACTTGGAGGATGAGGATCCAGTGCAGGCGGAAGCATTCATCAATCGTGCTTCCATTCTCCAGGCGGATACCAAGGATGAAAAACTGCAAATCCTCTACAAAGTGTGCTACGCTCGCGTTCTTGACTATCGCAGGAAGTTCATCGAAGCTGCCCAACGGTACAATGAGCTGTCGTACCGTACTATCGTAGACGAGAGCGAACGGATGACCGCCCTGAAGAAGGCACTTATCTGCACGGTTTTGGCTTCGGCCGGGCAGCAGAGATCTCGTATGTTGGCGACACTGTTCAAAGACGAACGTTGCCAGCACTTGCCGGCCTACTCGATTTTGGAAAAGATGTACTTGGATCGCATCATTCGTCGGTCGGAGTTGCAAGACTTCGAAGCGTTGCTGCAAGCTCACCAGAAGGCGAGCACCGTAGACGGTTCGACCATATTGGATCGTGCCGTTTTTGAGCACAATCTGCTATCGGCTAGCAAGCTGTACAATAACATCACATTTGATGAGCTTGGCTCCCTGCTGGAGATCCCTCCGAATAAGGCCGAGCGCATTGCCAGCCAGATGATAACCGAGGGACGAATGAATGGATACATTGATCAGATCGACGGAGTGGTCCACTTCGAAA cTCGTGAAATCCTGCCCCAATGGGACAAGCAAATTCAGAGCCTATGTTATCAGGTAAACGGTTTGATTGAAAAGATCAGCGCAGCCGAGCCCGAATGGATCGCTAAGGTTATGGATGAGGAAATGTGCACCTAA